From the genome of Aerococcus sanguinicola:
TCTTAATGTTATAATCATTTCACAATAAAGAAAGGATGTTTCATTTGTCAGAAAATAATGACCAATCATTTGGATGGGGGCACTTTATCTTAGGGATTCTCTTTATTATCCTAGCCTTGTTTGCCTTTAGGGATCCCTTGGCTAGTCTAATGACCTTGGCTTTCGTCTTTGCTATCGGGATTCTTTTTCGGGGGATTTACCAGCTCATGGTTCGCCATCGCTTAAAAGAATCTTTCGGGATCAAACCGACCCATCTTTTAATATTTGGGATTATTAATATCTTACTGGGTCTTTACTTGGTCTTTAAGCCAGGCCTGTCAGCGTCCATCTTACCTTTTATTTTTGCTTTCTGGATTTTTATCTCGGCTATCTTTGGCTTTATGAGTCTGTCAGCGATTAAACAGGTAAGTACGCCGCTCTTCTGGCTGACCCTAATTCTTAATATCATTGCCCTGATTGTGGCTATTTTCTTAATTTTTAATCCCCTGAGCGCCTTAGTTAGCCTGACCTTTTTGGTTGCTTTCTACTTCTTATTATCAGGGATCCAACATATCATTTATGCTTTCTAAGCATATTCTAATGAAGGCAAGGGCATTTTCCCCTTGCCTTTTAGCTCGGCTTGGCGTATAGTAATGACCAGTGAATGAATTAAATATTTTCCTTTAAATTTAGTCCCGTGAGGCTAAGAAGGAGCGAGATGTCTCAGGGTGGGGTGCGTCCTCAGTCTGAACTCTAAAAGACTTGCTTTTTTTGTGCGAGTTTCTTTAAGTAACCATCAACTCCTGTCCTCTGCGGGCAGGAGTTTTTTTGTATCTAATGAGCCAAACGGAGGAGGAAATCCAGATGTCAGTGAAAGAAATTGTCGATGCAGTTACCATTAAACGGGCCCTTACCCGGATTTCTTATGAAATTATTGAGCGTAACCACCAATTAGACCAACTTGTCCTAGTCGGGATCAAAACACGGGGGATTTACCTAGCCCAACGGATTGCCCAACGTCTTAAACAACTCGAAGGCATTGAAGTAGCTGTTGGTGAGCTAGACATTACCCGCTACCGCGATGATCAAAAGACCAAGGTCCAAGAAGCAGAAGTCAATGAGTCCAACATCCCAGTCAGCCTAGAAGGCAAGGAAGTGATCATTGTTGACGATGTTCTCTATACCGGACGAACCATCCGCGCAGCTCTGGATGCGGTGATGGACTTTGGCCGCCCAGAACTGATTGCCCTAGCAGTCCTCGTTGACCGGGGCCACCGAGAGCTTCCTATCCATGCTGATTATGTCGGCAAGAACCTCCCTTCATCCCGCAAAGAGCGCGTCCTTGTGAAGATGGAAGAAGTCGACGGAGAAGACGGCATCTATATCGAACAAAGTCATTAAAGCATTGATTGAACGCTCCAGGAAGAGCTAGAAAGGATTGTCATGATTTTAAATAC
Proteins encoded in this window:
- a CDS encoding HdeD family acid-resistance protein, whose protein sequence is MSENNDQSFGWGHFILGILFIILALFAFRDPLASLMTLAFVFAIGILFRGIYQLMVRHRLKESFGIKPTHLLIFGIINILLGLYLVFKPGLSASILPFIFAFWIFISAIFGFMSLSAIKQVSTPLFWLTLILNIIALIVAIFLIFNPLSALVSLTFLVAFYFLLSGIQHIIYAF
- the pyrR gene encoding bifunctional pyr operon transcriptional regulator/uracil phosphoribosyltransferase PyrR, which codes for MSVKEIVDAVTIKRALTRISYEIIERNHQLDQLVLVGIKTRGIYLAQRIAQRLKQLEGIEVAVGELDITRYRDDQKTKVQEAEVNESNIPVSLEGKEVIIVDDVLYTGRTIRAALDAVMDFGRPELIALAVLVDRGHRELPIHADYVGKNLPSSRKERVLVKMEEVDGEDGIYIEQSH